One Chroicocephalus ridibundus chromosome 21, bChrRid1.1, whole genome shotgun sequence DNA segment encodes these proteins:
- the LOC134525850 gene encoding GON-4-like protein isoform X3 — protein sequence MVARRLRSGRPPRRFRFLRGERDGAAGPGQRSPAASRFPVFQVGAGMSLSLKMLPCKKRRAAVAGPQSPREDGELPGAAGSSSVVAADGGFPAKPSPAARTGGGPPSSGPGVWRGPGEASLKGGRRPPGRPGPGPAQEAAGAKEASAAAPLPEGRGSPEAAAEGQGRTPKLYTEVELNSQRDPYLAENQSAVQESPVRSSLQLSVRNPTAMKPLKNTRAGEWPQQTDEENEDLGLFIPLEEQDGEDIERRKRRRKATKRKREGKSQEEEGSLSCDIKLDDTLDRTLEDGAKQHNLTVVNVRNILHEVITNEHVVAMMKAAISETEDIPLFEPKMTRSKLKEVVEKGVVIPTWNISPIKKANEVKPPQFVDIPLEEDDSSDEEYQPDDEDEDETAEESLLESDVESTASSPRGAKRSRTRRSSDEEGGTLCEMEKVTAPVLRHISAEVVPMGPPPPPKPKQNKDSTFMEKLHAVDEELASSPVCMDSYQSLEDSLIAFRTRSKRPLKDVPLGQLEAELRAPDITPDMYDPNTADDEEWKRWLGGLMNDDVENEDEADDDDDPEYNFLEDLDEPDTEDFRNDRAVRITKKEVNELMEELFETFQDEMGFSNMEDEGPEDEDNVTESRPNFNTPQALRFEEPLANLLNEQHRTVKEQLEQLRMKKSSIKPPQEIEKSKPQNEKPLQSLVLDSMQRKRLQQQMQQHVQLLTQIHLLASSNPALSSEASTTRMFLSELGNFARSSTLLRQSFNPKFQTMFQPCNLKGALQLIEDFHAQVQVDWSPRKAVKKSANEFPCLPKQVAWILATRRVFMYPELLPICSLKANPPRDKIIFTKAEDNLLALGLKHFEGTEFPKPLISKYLLPTKTAHQLTVRIKNLNMNRAPDNIIRYYKKTKQLPVLFKCCEEIQPNEWKPPVEREEHRLPFWLKASLPSIQGELKQLAEDAREMPGSPDAESVFLGTGKETSDTGCDEKYPLLMPKGLVLTLKPLANRFSRRAWRRQRSSALKPVLIRPSPCLQPGSNTINIQKTVKLSQSEAPPSKVMVQIPRLIQPATVTQTVSGVQPLSVPAVVGSGDGLEFQNVLSPSYSDSRQAFSAAVPPALVSSNPVTFQPKLMLPALAGAKIRKPCVRKGYQKKKGAKSAPLIKTSPLIQPSPVILTVPATTVKVVNIGNGCNMIQPINTAVGRGAQAIPVTTLLVNPSTFPCPLNQPLVTSSIPSLLVSPNPVGLSASSVGENEDQLNLVPSCPAGNNKNTHPMVEPKVEPPELYVSCSAVSPKEECSTNPATSSTSSQEKVNKGDRCSWTVVEGGENASEPLSVDLLPHLEAPDETVKIEPEDSSDASKEVNPVQKRDLLCAEVKEEFMLDLGQELNMEAACSCSNDLKEIKKEHTLCDEKGEEERGASQSPPQGEQQTDAGGVAGPQLSSESPKNLSYPADVEAEFSSPLGRPEDSSSIDGQSVGTPAGPEAGGEREGQEEEEEDDFDDFTQDEDEEMSSASEESILSVPELQETMEKLTWLATERRLSQEGDSEEENSQEENSEPEEEEEEEGEGMESLQKDDEICGDTSEEPKSAFPSTMAAPQVEAHRTPAGESMKAPGKSRSSHRTRNKRGRARASKDTSKLLLLYDEDILERDPLREQKDLAFAQAYLSRVREALQHVPGKYEDFLRVIYEFEISTDKRTAVDLYSTLQKLLHDWPQLLTDFAAFLLPEQALECGLFEEQQAFEKSRKFLRQLEICFAENPAHHQKIIKVLQSCADCLPQEIAELKTQMWQLLKGHDHLQDEFSIFFDHLRPSASRMGDFEEINWTEEKEYEFDGFEEVSLPDVEEDDEPPKMHAASKNKKRKEIGGQNNDKVCENKFYKHKDSQELTASLVQHESSPQPEGKDSGTSKEPAEESPENRDEGEDVQSRAKTVSRKVDSLAAGSHLERKIVSGRHAPCEKAALPGNRVQEAGAGAAVDAAKDGDSSVAAPRGTQPQKPALKLPQETKDCPCAVGRESEGLSQRRGNAEAPLGLSRDLLLSSPAAAGEDLMAPSSSSGKGLCQTKGPYLDSSDKLAVFGHASKSGVKESEGPPLPLEDKPEAKQGWVAAGRAPPLGKSCSSQAPGDCSLETHDTGGAGSFPESRLKSNANNRFQVHQHPEQLEYRVVATSLGQKEEEQQQQRVTEATVCAKNSKVSSTGEKVVLWTREADRVILTTCQEKGAQLETFHAISQKLGNKTAGEVSHRFRELMRLFHTSCDGSSEDEEDATSTSNTDQLSDKDLLLSEEEPDD from the exons ATGGTGGCGCGGCGCCTGCGCAGCGGGCGGCCCCCGCGGCGCTTCCGCTTCCTGCGGGGCGagcgggacggggcggcggggccggggcagcggagCCCCGCGGCCAGCCgctttcctgttttccaggtgGGCGCAGGGATGTCGCTCTCGCTGAAGATGCTGCCCTGCAAGAAGAGGAgagcggcggtggcggggccgcAGAGCCCGCGGGAGGACGGAGAGTTGCCCGGCGCCGCCGGCTCTTCCTCGGTGGTCGCTGCCGACGGCGGCTTCCCCGCCAAACCATCGCCGGCGGCACGAACCGGCGGCGGGCCGCCCTCCTCCGGCCCGGGCGTGTGGCGGGGTCCCGGGGAGGCCTCGCTGAAGGGCGGGAGGCGGCCCCCCggccggccgggcccgggccccgcGCAGGAGGCGGCGGGCGCGAAGGAGGCCAGCgctgccgccccgctccccgaGGGCCGCGGCAGCCCCGAGGCGGCGGCAGAAGGTCAAG GGAGAACGCCTAAGCTGTACACAGAGGTGGAATTGAATTCGCAGAGAGATCCGTATCTGGCTGAAAACCAATCTGCAGTGCAGGAGTCTCCAGTGAGAAGTTCTTTGCAGCTGTCTGTTAGAAATCCTACCGCAATGAAGCCACTGAAGAACACCAGAGctggtgagtggccccagcagaCTGATGAGGAAAATGAGGATTTGGGTCTGTTTATTCCATTGG AGGAGCAAGATGGAGAGGATAttgagagaaggaagaggaggaggaaggcaaccaaacggaaaagagaagggaaaagtcAAGAAGAAGAGGGATCTTTGTCTTGTGACATCAAGCTAGACGATACCCTTGATCGCACCTTAGAAGATGGAGCTAAACAACATAACCTGACAGTGGTCAACGTGCGAAACATCCTTCAT GAAGTGATCACAAACGAGCATGTGGTTGCCATGATGAAAGCGGCCATCAGTGAGACGGAAGATATCCCTTTGTTT GAGCCCAAAATGACTCGTTCCAAACTGAAGGAAGTTGTGGAGAAAGGAGTG GTGATTCCAACATGGAATATTTCTCCAATTAAGAAGGCGAATGAGGTGAAG CCTCCTCAGTTTGTGGACATTCCTCTTGAGGAAGATGATTCCTCAGATGAAGAATACCAGCCtgatgatgaggatgaggatgagacTGCAGAAGAG AGCTTACTGGAAAGTGACGTAGAGAGCACCGCTTCTTCTCCCCGGGGAGCAAAACGGTCTAGGACAAGGCGATCATCTGATGAGGAGGGAGGGACGCTCTGCGAG ATGGAGAAGGTTACTGCACCCGTTCTTAGGCACATCAGTGCTGAAGTAGTTCccatgggacctccaccacctcctaaaccaaagcaaaacaaagacagcaCGTTCATGGAGAAGCTGCATGCAGTGGATGAAGAATTGGCTTCAAGCCCAGTATGCATGGATTCTTACCAG tCTCTGGAAGACAGCCTCATTGCCTTCCGAACCCGATCTAAGAGACCGCTGAAGGATGTCCCTCTTGGTCAGCTGGAGGCTGAGCTCCGCGCCCCAGATATCACGCCTGATATGTATGACCCCAACACTGCAGATGACGAAGAATGGAAAAGGTGGCTTGGGGGTCTCATGAACGATGATGTGGAGAATGAAG ATGAAGCGGATGATGATGATGACCCTGAGTACAACTTCCTGGAAGATCTGGATGAACCAGATACAGAAGACTTCAGAAACGATCGTGCTGTGAGAATTACCA aaaaggaagTGAATGAACTGATGGAGGAGCTGTTTGAGACA TTTCAGGACGAGATGGGTTTCTCGAACATGGAAGATGAAGGTCCAGAAGATGAAGATAACGTTACAGAGTCACGGCCAAATTTTAATACACCACAGGCACTTAG ATTTGAAGAACCTCTGGCCAATTTACTGAATGAGCAACACCGGACGGTGAAGGAACAGCTTGAGCAGTTGAGAATGAAAAAGTCCTCAATCAAGCCACCGCAAGAGATAGAAAAATCAAAACCTCAAAATGAGAAGCCTCTCCAGAGCCTTGTTCTGGACAGTATGCAAAGAAAGAGGCTCCAGCAGCAAATGCAGCAG CACGTTCAGCTTCTGACTCAAATCCATCTTCTTGCAAGTTCCAACCCTGCTTTAAGTTCAGAGGCCAGTACTACCAGGATGTTTTTG AGCGAGCTCGGTAACTTTGCTCGAAGCTCTACACTCCTTCGTCAGTCGTTCAATCCGAAGTTTCAAACGATGTTCCAGCCGTGTAACTTGAAGGGAGCGCTGCAGCTCATCGAAGATTTTCATGCCCAAGTCCAAGTTGACTGGAGCCCGCGCAAAGCCGTGAAGAAGAGCG CTAATGAATTTCCATGTTTGCCAAAGCAAGTGGCATGGATTTTGGCAACAAGGAGAGTCTTCATGTATCCAGAGTTGCTGCCAATATGTTCCTTGAAAGCAAACCCTCCCCGGGACAAGATTATCTTCACCAAGGCAGAGGACAA tttATTAGCTTTAGGTTTGAAACATTTTGAAGGGACAGAGTTCCCAAAGCCTTTGATCAGCAAGTATCTCTTGCCAACAAAAACTGCCCACCAGCTTACGGTACGAATCAAGAATCTGAATATGAATCGAGCCCCTGATAATATCATCAGA TActataaaaagacaaaacagttgCCCGTTCTGTTCAAGTGCTGCGAGGAAATCCAGCCTAATGAGTGGAAGCCGCCTGTGGAGAGAGAAGAACATCGCCTGCCATTTTGGCTAAAG GCCAGCCTGCCCTCCATTCAGGGGGAACTGAAGCAATTGGCAGAAGATGCCAGGGAGATGCCAGGTTCACCTGATGCAGAATCTGTCTTTTTGGGGACAGGAAAGGAAACTTCAGACACAGGATGTGATGAAAAATACCCTCTGCTCATGCCAAAGGGACTAGTCCTGACCTTGAAGCCCCTTGCCAATCGGTTCTCCCGGAGAGCGTGGAGGAGGCAGAGGTCCTCAGCTCTGAAGCCTGTCCTCATTCGACCGAGTCCTTGTCTGCAGCCCGGTTCCAACACTATTAACATCCAGAAAACGGTGAAGTTGTCCCAGTCAGAAGCTCCTCCCAGCAAAGTCATGGTTCAGATTCCTCGGCTAATCCAGCCAGCTACAGTTACGCAGACGGTGTCAGGAGTGCAGCCTTTGAGTGTCCCAGCAGTGGTAGGAAGTGGGGATGGCTTGGAATTTCAGAACGTGCTGTCCCCATCGTATTCAGACTCCAGACAagctttctcagctgctgtaccACCAGCTCTGGTGTCCTCCAATCCAGTAACTTTTCAGCCAAAACTGATGTTGCCAGCTTTGGCCGGAGCAAAAATACGCAAACCTTGTGTTCGAAAGggataccaaaagaaaaaaggggcaaaatctgCCCCGTTGATAAAGACTTCACCTTTGATTCAGCCATCTCCTGTCATCCTTACTGTACCTGCCACCACAGTGAAAGTGGTTAATATAGGCAATGGCTGCAATATGATTCAGCCCATAAACACAGCAGTTGGTAGAGGCGCTCAGGCTATTCCAGTTACGACCTTATTAGTAAATCCATCCACTTTCCCGTGTCCCTTAAATCAGCCTCTAGTGACTTCTTCCATCCCTTCGTTGTTAGTCTCTCCTAACCCTGTTGGTCTTTCTGCATCGTCTGTTGGTGAAAATGAAGATCAGCTGAATCTGGTTCCTTCCTGCCCCGctggaaacaacaaaaatacccaTCCCATGGTGGAGCCCAAGGTTGAACCCCCAGAGCTGTATGTTTCGTGCTCCGCTGTCTCCCCCAAGGAGGAGTGTAGCACAAATCCTGCCACTTCGAGTACCAGCAGCCAGGAAAAGGTAAATAAGGGTGACCGCTGTAGCTGGACAGTGGTAGAAGGAGGTGAGAACGCTTCAGAGCCGTTGTCTGTGGACCTTCTGCCTCATTTAGAAGCTCCAGACGAAACAGTGAAAATTGAGCCTGAAGATTCAAGTGATGCTAGCAAGGAAGTAAATCCAGTACAGAAGAGGGATCTCTTATGTGCTGAAGTGAAGGAGGAATTCATGCTGGATCTTGGCCAGGAGCTGAACATGGAGGCTGCGTGTTCATGTTCAAATgacctgaaagaaattaaaaaggagcACACTTTGTGTGAtgagaagggagaagaagaaCGAGGGGCTTCGCAGTCGCCTCCCCAGGGTGAACAGCAGACAgatgcaggtggtgttgctggaCCACAGCTAAGCAGCGAGTCTCCAAAGAATCTTTCGTACCCAGCAGACGTTGAGGCGGAATTTAGCAGTCCGCTAGGGAGACCGGAGGATTCCTCCAGTATAGACGGCCAGTCTGTTGGGACACCAGCTGGCCCTGAagctggaggagagagagaaggacaagaagaggaggaggaagatgacttTGATGATTTTACACAAGATGAGGATGAAGAAATGTCATCAGCCTCAGAAGAATCTATTCTTTCCGTGCCCGAACTTCag GAGACAATGGAAAAACTTACTTGGCTCGCAACAGAGAGACGTTTAAGCCAAGAAGGAGATTCGGAAGAAGAGAATTCCCAGGAAGAGAACTCtgagccggaggaggaggaggaggaggaaggggaagggatggagagttTACAGAAAGATGATGAAATATGTGGCGATACATCAGAGGAACCTAAATCTGCCTTCCCGTCGACAATGGCAGCCCCGCAGGTGGAAGCCCACAGAACGCCAGCAG GAGAAAGTATGAAAGCCCCTGGGAAGAGCAGGAGCTCCCACAGAACCAGAAATAAGAGGGGCCGGGCTCGCGCTAGCAAAGATACATCTAAGCTGCTCCTCTTGTATGACGAAGACATCCTGGAGAGAGATCCCCTGCGGGAGCAGAAGGATCTGGCATTCGCACAGGCCTATCTAAGCAGG GTGCGTGAAGCCTTGCAGCATGTTCCTGGAAAGTATGAAGACTTTCTTCGCGTTATCTATGAGTTTGAGATCAGCACGGACAAGCGAACGGCTGTGGATCTCTATTCCACTTTGCAGAAACTGTTGCACGACTGGCCACAATTGCTCACAGattttgctgcctttcttttgCCAGAACAAGCTTTGGAGTGTGGACTG TTTGAAGAGCAGCAAGCGTTCGAAAAAAGCCGGAAGTTCCTCAGGCAGCTGGAGATTTGTTTTGCTGAAAATCCTGCCCACCACCAAAAGATCATCAAAGttctgcagagctgtgcagaCTGCCTCCCCCAGGAGATCGCCGAG CTGAAGACCCAAATGTGGCAGCTGTTGAAAGGACACGACCACTTGCAGGACGAATTCTCCATTTTCTTTGACCACTTAAGGCCCTCAGCCAGCCGCATGGGAGACTTTGAGGAGATCAACTGGACAGAAGAGAAGGAATATGAG TTTGATGGGTTTGAAGAGGTGTCTTTGCCGGATGTAGAAGAAGATGATGAACCACCCAAGATGCATGCAGCCTCAAAAAATAAGAAGCGGAAAGAGATCGGAGGCCAGAATAATGACAAG GTgtgtgaaaacaaattttataaaCATAAAGATTCTCAAGAGCTGACGGCAAGCCTTGTTCAACACGAATCAAGTCCTCAGCCCGAAGGGAAGGATTCTGGAACGTCTAAGGAGCCTGCAGAAGAAAGCCCGGAGAACAGAGATGAGGGCGAGGATGTCCAGAGCAGAGCAAAAACCGTGTCAAGGAAAGTGGACTCTCTGGCTGCAG GATCTCACCTGGAAAGGAAGATTGTCTCCGGCAGACACGCACCTTGTGAAAAAGCTGCGCTGCCTGGTAACCGGGTTCAGGAGGCAGGCGCGGGGGCTGCTGTGGACGCTGCAAAGGACGGCGACTCCTCTGTCGCTGCCCCCAGGGGCACGCAGCCACAGAAACCTGCTCTAAAACTACCTCAAGAAACCAAAGACTGTCCCTGCGCTGTGGGAAGAGAGAGTGAGGGGCTAAGCCAGCGCCGAGGAAACGCAGAAGCTCCCCTTGGGCTGAGCAGGGATCTGCTGCTGTCCTCTCCTGCCGCTGCAGGAGAAGATTTAATGGCACCCAGTTCCTCTTCTGGGAAGGGTCTATGTCAGACTAAAGGGCCTTATTTGGATTCATCAGATAAGCTTGCTGTCTTTGGTCATGCTTCAAAATCGGGTGTGAAAGAATCTGAGGGACCACCTTTGCCTCTGGAAGACAAACCTGAAGCAAAGCAGGGCTGGGTAGCAGCGGGTAGAGCCCCCCCGCTgggcaagagctgcagctcccaggccCCTGGTGACTGCAGTTTGGAAACACACGATACGGGCGGCGCTGGAAGTTTTCCAGAGAGCAGACTGAAGTCAAATGCAAACAACCGCTTCCAGGTGCATCAGCACCCTGAGCAGCTGGAATATAGAGTGGTGGCCACATCGCTGGGgcaaaaggaggaggagcagcaacAGCAGCGAGTCACGGAAGCAACGGTGTGCGCTAAGAACAGCAAAGTCAGCTCAACTGGGGAGAAGGTTGTCCTCTGGACCAG GGAGGCTGACAGAGTCATCCTCACCACCTGCCAGGAGAAGGGAGCCCAGCTGGAAACCTTCCACGCCATCTCCCAGAAACTGGGCAACAAGACTGCCGGCGAG GTATCCCACAGGTTCAGAGAACTGATGAGGCTGTTTCACACGTCCTGTGACGGGAGCTCCGAAGATGAGGAGGATGCCACCAGCACCAGTAACACAGACCAGCTCTCCGACAAAGACCTTCTGCTTTCTGAGGAGGAGCCCGACGACTGA